The sequence below is a genomic window from Takifugu flavidus isolate HTHZ2018 chromosome 11, ASM371156v2, whole genome shotgun sequence.
CTGAgtgttctcttctcttttctacCTGAAGGAGTAAAGGTTTCTTTAGACTGATTCGAGGCAACGTCATCTAGGCCGGCTGGTGAAGAAAGGCAACTGGAAGAATTCACATTGTAAGAGTTAACAGGTGCGGTAAGGAGTTCAGCTGcttctattttttcttttccctttttggtAGAAGAGTTCACATTTTCAGGGCTCCTATGGGATTTTGTTCCTGTAAGGCATCTTGCAGTTGCaattcttctttttccttttacaGGGCTTCCTGTCGATGGCCTAGAAGGTGTTCTACGAGAATGCCTTTTCTCTGTATTCAAGTTACTGTGGCTGTCAAATATTTTTTCCTTGCAGGTGCTGTCTGAGAAAGCTCTGGATTTCTGTGTCTGCTCCCCTGCTTGGTTTTCCACTGGTGTATTCCCATCATTGTCCTCTAGATCGCTGAAATCAGGACATTTCAAAGGACTGGGAATACATCTTGGTACATCACGGATTGCTGATGAGCACAGTTTTACAGAGGTTTTCCTTTGGTGCTGATCTTCATTATCATGCTCAGTCACATTTGgtttcctcccttcttccttGGGTGAGTAGGCAGGTTCATCAACCGAGGTACTTGAATCATCATCTGACTGCTTGACTATAAATACAATGACAAATAAATATTGTTAGCATTACAAATGAAGGATGACACAAGCAGCTCCTCACAGACAAAGCTGTAACAACAAGACCTTGCAAACAAATATTAACTGACATggtttctcctcttctgccaTGCCGGTGATctcttgcccccccacccccattgcACTGTGGCACAGTCTCTTAATGCTGCTGACATTTCAGAGTGAATTTCAAATCAACACTTTATGCTCATAAAGTGTTGAAGAATCAATCGGCCTCAAATCCCTGTGTACACACAGTGtattgggatttttttcctccccacattttaacatttagtTCTATCTGCAATGCATTCAGACAAAGCTaactttattttaacattttttttattactgcaCATTTGATTCCAACTTCAAAAACAATTGAATGTTGGATTAGTCTCAGTGAACTGAAGAAACAATATACACATAATAAAAAATGAACTTCCATTTTGCCTTATGCTTATAAAATATATCTCCTCCTTAATGCGCATCTTTGAAGCAAGTCCATGTTGGGTTTATATTAGAGTTTAATAactttccagttttttttttttttccagtaacAAGACCGACCCAAAATCTTACATTGTGAATTCCAGTGAGTAGGTGTGCTTCCAAGGGAAGGCTTCATCCCAGTCGGTGACGACTCAATCATTTGTGATGCTTAAAGAAGAAGGTTCGTATAAATTACTTATATTATATAAAAGCTATGTTCTTGAAGTTAGTCAGCATCTACATCTGTTAAACATACCTGTGGGTGAcaggttttctcttttttctttcatggcTTTCAAACGCTGTGCCATGTAATCTGATCTCTTCAATCCAGGGCTATAGACAATCCCACTTTCTTGATCAATAATGATGGGTGACACATCTGTAACTGCAGATGAAatatttttgaaagaaaaaagaactgtTGGTTTttgtataaagaaaaaaaacacaaaactataATCTGCCTGAAATCCTTATTAGTCTCTTACCAATAGGCCGTTTTGGTACCAAATCTTTCATCATTTTATCTAATTTTCTTCTCATGCGTCTGTCATTTTCAGGTGTCCTCTCTGGAGAATCCTTTGGCTGCATACAGCGATGctgcaggaaacaaagaaaacttAAACTTAGACATATTATTATAATATAGAACTATATTCAACATCATTTGCCTTTACTGagtagaaaaaaaaccaaaaaaatgtaTCCACTAGGTGGATCAGCAAATACAAACAATATTAAAAGCATGCCTAAATGGCAGGAAGGCAATTGCTGAGACAAGAAACATGAGTGGAAAGACCTTCAGTAAGTCATTATCAGGTAATACCAGAAACTATTTGGTCAAAATCTCAACATTTTATTCACATACTGAGACCAATTACCGGTACTCAAGGATAATTCAGCTTCACAAAGAAACAAAGCTGACATATAATACTGATTTTACTCACtttcttattttttaataatgGATTTGTCTCATCCACAGCTGGATACAATTCCTCACTGACAAGGACGCCTTCCTCGTGACACCTAAACATCAATGCAATCAATTTAAGAcatgaaagaaaatcatttacACTGACGAAGTGGCATAGCGATTAGTTTCATCCTTACCTGCCCACCCAAAGAACAGACACAAGCTTTACTTCCCTTTTCTTGGCTTTTCTCCATGTTGCAGGATGACCGTTTTTAAAGACTACATGTGTTACTTGTTTAGTGAAAGTTTTTGAGACCTGGTTAAGATTAAAAAACCACTTTGGTTATGGGCTCACACATTTCAATAGATTAatacatcaaaataaacaaGGGGACACCAATGTGATTGTTCTTGTACTCACCTGAGCTCCCATTTCTTGCAGCTGCTTAATAAATGGTTTTGAGCAGTTTGCAGTTTTGTCTGCAGACCACACGTCAACATAACCAACCACATCTGCACAAATGGATTAGAATAATCAGTTACTCTCTGCAGGCTCATGTGACGTGTAAAACTAAATGAATATACCTTTAAGAACTGAACTGTTGCATCCTGTGGTCATTACTGGGACTCGGCTATAAATAAGACAAACAATTCAACAAATGAAACAATGCCGGAGATAAATCACCGTTTTTAACTATTCTGTAACTCCTCAACATAATAATTGTTggcaaaattatttttttaatcaaacacTGCTAGTGTCGCATTATATCAAATATTTTTAACACATATTAAGCGATGTTAGGGTTGACAGCGCTGTGTTATGTTATTATATATAGCTAATGAACTTTGGAGCTTAGCATTACGCAGGTGTAGATAAAGGGGTAAACACTTTTAAGTTATGTTAACAAATATGCCAGACCTTTGTCAATAGCGAGTGcgagaaatgaagaaacaaaaATGTGTCTCATTAAGTGTTGTTAACTCACCTTTGTTCTATTCAGAACTTATTTTATCAAGGGTAGCTAACGACAAACCAAGACAGCCGCTTGCCTAATTCGCGCGTGCATTTTGTGTTGCAATGCATTCTGGGGGACATGAACGCCATTGGTTAACTAGCTAAATACGTCACATTCAAACCGGAAGTGTTGCCAACACATTCAAAACATCCCATAAAGATCACTTCTAAAGTTATATTTTGTTGGTTCGAACATTATTATTCACGACTATGCGTTTacttttttaaatacattacaAGCATGCAGTCATGCAGTAGTAGCATGATACaacaattgttttaaaaatgtcaatcaAACAAGATTTCTATTGAACTGAATATGCTTTTAATtacaatttatttattcaatac
It includes:
- the mcph1 gene encoding microcephalin isoform X1, giving the protein MTTGCNSSVLKDVVGYVDVWSADKTANCSKPFIKQLQEMGAQVSKTFTKQVTHVVFKNGHPATWRKAKKREVKLVSVLWVGRCHEEGVLVSEELYPAVDETNPLLKNKKHRCMQPKDSPERTPENDRRMRRKLDKMMKDLVPKRPIVTDVSPIIIDQESGIVYSPGLKRSDYMAQRLKAMKEKRENLSPTASQMIESSPTGMKPSLGSTPTHWNSQFKQSDDDSSTSVDEPAYSPKEEGRKPNVTEHDNEDQHQRKTSVKLCSSAIRDVPRCIPSPLKCPDFSDLEDNDGNTPVENQAGEQTQKSRAFSDSTCKEKIFDSHSNLNTEKRHSRRTPSRPSTGSPVKGKRRIATARCLTGTKSHRSPENVNSSTKKGKEKIEAAELLTAPVNSYNVNSSSCLSSPAGLDDVASNQSKETFTPSGRKEKRTLRPSRLSPLVQSVNLSGASQSADSNSADGDDAFEDYFSPANSHQTTKRHRLPHLPVDRGIHIPFELGSVLKKRKHRTRESTGSGNSKNKKTKLEENAGKNPQSNTEIEHQSHSHQNVERPLGCPVTNITHTANEGRQSTLPSVGTSTSNATKQRVSTSSISKFTERNTSPDGLKNSINDHCRTMESRGSECTAAAGVAESLSEDEDDRKQVSLNPQKMAKKLPRRTLVMTSMPTEKQNIVMQVVTTLGGFSIVDRVCESTTHVVSCGQRRTVNILLGIARGCWIVSFEWILWCLEQRQWIPEEPYELSDQFPAAQICRLQRHLSAGEHQQDLFQNQPPMFVSQHSQPPTQNLVELIQLCGGTVCKSVRQAGICIGKYNGRRPEGSRVLSEQWVLDSITCLKQLSYQDYILQ
- the mcph1 gene encoding microcephalin isoform X2; this translates as MTTGCNSSVLKDVVGYVDVWSADKTANCSKPFIKQLQEMGAQVSKTFTKQVTHVVFKNGHPATWRKAKKREVKLVSVLWVGRCHEEGVLVSEELYPAVDETNPLLKNKKHRCMQPKDSPERTPENDRRMRRKLDKMMKDLVPKRPIVTDVSPIIIDQESGIVYSPGLKRSDYMAQRLKAMKEKRENLSPTASQMIESSPTGMKPSLGSTPTHWNSQFKQSDDDSSTSVDEPAYSPKEEGRKPNVTEHDNEDQHQRKTSVKLCSSAIRDVPRCIPSPLKCPDFSDLEDNDGNTPVENQAGEQTQKSRAFSDSTCKEKIFDSHSNLNTEKRHSRRTPSRPSTGSPVKGKRRIATARCLTGTKSHRSPENVNSSTKKGKEKIEAAELLTAPVNSYNVNSSSCLSSPAGLDDVASNQSKETFTPSGRKEKRTLRPSRLSPLVQSVNLSGASQSADSNSADGDDAFEDYFSPANSHQTTKRHRLPHLPVDRGIHIPFELGSVLKKRKHRTRESTGSGNSKNKKTKLEENAGKNPQSNTEIEHQSHSHQNVERPLGCPVTNITHTANEGRQSTLPSVGTSTSNATKQRVSTSSISKFTERNTSPDGLKNSINDHCRTMESRGSECTAAAGVAESLSEDEDDRKQVSLNPQKMAKKLPRRTLVMTSMPTEKQNIVMQVVTTLGGFSIVDRVCESTTHVVSCGQRRTVNILLGIARGCWIVSFEWILWCLEQRQWIPEEPYELSDQFPAAQICRLQRHLSAGEHQQDLFQNQPPMFVSQHSQPPTQNLVELIQLCGGTVCKSVRQAGICIGKYNGRRPEGSRVLSEQWVLASRA